CAGAACCACCATCTTCAGCCTCCAGCAGCTCTAAAATGTCATAAAGATGTTCCCACTCTGTTTCCAGAATAATCTTGTCCAATGGATAAACATTTTCTACTGACACGGCAGTAAGATCATAAGGTGGAATATTTCGTTCGATGGACGTGTTTGTATCATGCAAAACTTCTTGTCGTGTCTTTACATTTCCTTGAACATTAGCATCCTTAATTAAGTTCTCAGCTGCCTCTTTTAAATcaagattttcttcttttaggcGCCTTGACTCCCGCCTGGTGACCTGTGGTAGTCAACAAAAGGTGTAGAAATTCACTTAATTTGGCTCCAAAAGAATAAAACACGTTAAACATGCAGCTAATGGCAAGATAGAGCATTCCAAGGAACTAGAATGCAAAATATATGGATGCTGTTAAACGTTTCAGTTTCAATTATCAAACGCCAAAATCTGAGCTAATGTCAGAAACGGGTACGCCTCATAGTCACACATGTCTAGGTGCTACAACAGATCCTATTATGTAGTTATGTGGTAGCTTGAATATACAGAAACGAGAGTGTCTCACAGGCACACAGATATAATAGCCCATTTTAGCAATTCTCAAATCCTATCACCTAGTGACATGGTAGcgtgcgcgcacacacacacacacacaaaaagaggaaaattaaGGCAAGATAACTGAAAATGGAGGGAAAAGACTATGTACAAACCTGACTCTTTGATCGCTTTGTTCCAAAAGAAGATGTAAGAGCTCTCAGTTTATCGAGCCTATTCTCATCAGTGAGCTTCTCTTCCTCTACATCAACTGCCCCTGTGTGTACATACTGTAAACCCCTCACTCTCGGTTCCAACCTAAAGATCTGAAGAAGAATGCCATTAGAATCAAGTTCAACAGTGCGCAGAGCAGCAGTCTAACGAAGCAAACACCAGAGAGGCAGATAAATTGAAGAATTCGTATTAGGAAAGAAGAGGCATAGACCGCCGACCAGATAAAAATGTGACAGAAATTCCATAACATGCAATTTACAAGCGGCGACAGATGTAAACAGCACCACAATCCGAAGAACTATCACATATAACAGATGGTACAAAAGGAATACATTTGTTGCAAAAACCAAATTCCCATTCCTGAGAATCCCCAAGAAATGAAACAGATGATACATCCGTTTTTCgaatatataaacaaatcaagAAGTTTCGctcttaaaaaaacaaaaagcaccTTGTTTCCGGCGATGGGGAGGATCTTAAGGGAACCGTTGTTCTTGTCGAGAACGCCGAGGGCGTAAGTGCAGGGCTGGAATAGGGCACCTTCACCGGAGTAGTTGGTGCCTACGAAATCAACGCCGGCATTGTCGTCGTTGATCACCAGCTGCAGACGTCCCTTCTTGAACTTGTCGGTGTTCCTGAAGGCCCTGACTCTCACCCCGTCATTCCCCTCGGACGAGGAACCGATGTCGAAGCCGGAAGGGAAGTAACCGACGAAGGGGGCGACAAGACCCTCCGCCTCAGGGACGACGTCCACCTTCACTTCCACGGTCTCCCGCTTCTTCCCCCTCCGGCTACTGCCCACGATGCCGCTGCTCCCCTGCGGCTCCATattctcttcctccctttctcccCTCGACAGGAAAATCGAGCGGCTCTCTTCAGTACCACTCTTCCACCCTTCGACCTCCCCACGTATCGCGCGGTAGCAAGAAGAGAGAAACACAGCCAGAGAGAGAGCGCGCGCGCAACAATAGGCGGTGAGTTTAGGGTTAGTGAGCAGGTCGAAAATGCATGGTATAGTTGGAAATGGGATTGAGACGGATTCAATACTGTCATTATTTGACTCTGCGAGCCAGCTAGTTCCTAGTTaagttataaattttttgtaaatttatGAAGAAAGTAAGTCTGTTGCAAGTTCATGTTCTGATTATTTCATCAACTAAAAATGAACAAcatttcatatgaatatttatttatattgaatatAGTTTGTGTTATTtcataattcaaaaattaaaaaatttctatAGCAAcacagttttttaaaaaaaatgcaattattTGACGATCCTAACTACTCGACAGACCTTAACTTATTATCTTGTAAATGGATGATCCAAACCGATTAGGGTGGCTTGCAATTCCGATCAGCTACACAAGAACTAAAAATGGAACTACTTGAATCGGGTAAAAGTTTTGTCTCTTGTTGATTGATGAAAGTACGACCCGATATGTGTTATATATGGATTTAAGTTTAGATTTATTAAGTGGATTCTCTTTCAAACCTATGTCTGTTGTTGGATCCATGTCTTTTGTTGTTTGTCAATTTCCAACAATGCAAATAATATTTAGGTGTGGGCCTATTTAGTCGCTGAGAatctaatgaaagaaaaaataaactcaaCTCTAAGGGGGTTGAAGTTCTAAAAGTTATCTCCTACGCAGTCATATAAATTGTTTCATCACGTATAAGACAGGTCTGCGGTTAGATGCTTAAAAAGAATAATGgattattgaagaaaaaataatttggaaTTTCCTTTTGGTAGCGTTTGGATATCTGGAACTAATAAATACTCAGACTTAAAACGGCTGGGTATTTAGTACAGGGCATTTTAGTGGAATTTTTGTTCTGCCTTCGATTTActtcatttatttaattttcatgGAACTTTGGCTCCGGATGTTGAGAGGTTAACatgcagaaatttttttccagcgTTAAAGTTACACATGTTAGTACTAACGTTTTATTATGGCTCCAAAACTTCTAACACTAAAGCCGAACTTGGCACCAAATTTGCAGTAAAAACTTTCCTTGAACTAATGTTTCATCTCTACATTAAAGTTTCAGGTTTTCAAATGAGCCCTTTGTGACAAATAGCTCAATTAGACATGTCTTTCATATAATAGACAAGCATGGGCGTCGAGTCGACCTGACACCCGAAACTCGAGTTACCATTAAAACCTGAGTCCTAatccaattaaattaaaaaatatattttttaaattaaaataatatataaatataattaactgtaataaaatattatatatattctgAGCTTATCAAGCCTAACAGGCCACTCGAAGCCCTTTTCTCAAGCTCGATAGCCCATCCGTAGATGACGTCATTaaatagttttcaaaattttgcaagaaactacatacatataaaaaaattgttgaaatccAACGAACCCCTAATCAGATGAAGCTAAGTCAACccggaaatttttttgtttagaatATTTTGCCGAATCTATTTTAATATTAAGCTTTATTTGAGTTTGGACGGTTAAATTTAATTTGGGAAAACAAGAACAAGCTAAAAAGGCTCTCAAGTCCCCCCCGTTCTAAACCAGCCAAGAGCTCCTCCCGAGTTTGAAAACTCTCAAGTCCACCGTTCCAACCCGGAGCGCTCTTGTACCTCGAGCCATCTTCTTTCACTTGCACTGTGGATCTCAGTAAGCCGCCGTGAACCCAGGAGAGCAGCTGAACGACCATGGCAACCACCAccaagagaggagagaaagagagagaggaagtggCTGTGGAAGgtttaaagagaaaagaaatggaagtcTTTCGACTGCAATAAGAAagagaatagagagagaaagaaatctTCGACGATGATAAAGGGTCTCAGGGAGGAAGGGAAAGGTTCAGGCTTCTTTTAGAATGTGTCAAACAGAGGTAAAAAAAAACCCTGAATAGTAAAACCTCAAAAATCACCTTTGACAATACCAAAGACTACTGACTTATCATTAATCAACAGACCTATATGACAACTCTCCTCCAATCCACATGATCGGCGAGAAGAAAATTCACATTTAAGACGAAAGGGGTCAAGCATGTAAATGAGATGAAACCCACATGCATGAAAATTGGAGAGAGAGCAATCAAACGAAGCAACGTAGAGCTTTAAATTCAACTTGGAGATGCTCACTTTTTCAGAAACAACCTATCCCTCACCCGTATTTGACAAGACTGCAACCTTCGTACGCCAAAAAGCAGAACTCTTAATAGTGCAAACATCAACAATTTATTTGCCAGACTTTGGAAAACCATTTTCATGCGCTCCTATCAACGAAGTATGGGAGATATCACAATCCCAGCAATTCGGACAAGTATTTCCACCACAACAGCAACAGTGCCACAATCTAATATTTTATACCGA
This window of the Nymphaea colorata isolate Beijing-Zhang1983 chromosome 2, ASM883128v2, whole genome shotgun sequence genome carries:
- the LOC116248746 gene encoding uncharacterized protein LOC116248746; this encodes MEPQGSSGIVGSSRRGKKRETVEVKVDVVPEAEGLVAPFVGYFPSGFDIGSSSEGNDGVRVRAFRNTDKFKKGRLQLVINDDNAGVDFVGTNYSGEGALFQPCTYALGVLDKNNGSLKILPIAGNKIFRLEPRVRGLQYVHTGAVDVEEEKLTDENRLDKLRALTSSFGTKRSKSQVTRRESRRLKEENLDLKEAAENLIKDANVQGNVKTRQEVLHDTNTSIERNIPPYDLTAVSVENVYPLDKIILETEWEHLYDILELLEAEDGGSASEILGRNGYPIFVCNRVHKVMQIMDLEKREKLAGILSYITCLLKFMSIPSHSIDKLVTANTEKYKESSTIPGIILIKFMKMFADAQKSMLSREKSQLLISYILVLTLFVDEFDSDPSDIAKDLKMTPASLKPYYMELGCGFRKSCVILSLPLKFPTLRLPSQGGRRNRR